The DNA window GCATCTCACTGTATGGATGTACCATAATTTGGTAACCCATTTCTCTGTTTGTGGACATTTGGACTGTTTTTCATTGTTGGCCACATGAATAAACCTGCTGTGAACATTCCTGCACAAGTTGTGTAGACATGtgccttcatttcttttgggtaaatgAATTGCTGAGTTTAATAACGAATGCATGCTTACCTGTAGAAGAAACTTTTCCAGAGTGATGATAccgttttacattcccaccagccgtCCACGAGACTTCTCGAGGCTCCAAGTCCTCCTCAGCACTTGGCATCTTCAGTCTCTTCAGTCCCGCCACCCCACTGAGTGTAGTGGCACCTCGTGGTGTAACtgtggggtttccctgatggtaaCGACGCTGAGCATCTTTGTGTGTACCAATACAAATGGCACGCCATTCACAGATCTCCTTTGGTGAAgaatctgttcaaatcttttgcccattatttaaaacaaaaaaaaatttttttgagcagTTTTAATTCGACAGCAAAATGGAGAGTAAAGTGCAGGCATTTCCCGTGTGCCCCCGGcccccacacatgcacagccCCTCTCATCAGTGTTCCCCACCAGAGCGGATGTCTCTCACAACGCACAACCCTATGTTGCCGCCTCATTATTATCCAAAGTCCACGGTTTACACTGGGGTTTTCTTCTCAGCATTTCGCATGCTAATTtttagctactttttttttttaaggataaaataAGTTTTTGTTTATAGTCTTATAGTAAAGGGGAAAGCCTTAACTTGCAAGACAATTCTTCAGCAGTATGTACAACATACTTTTTATTTCCATGGAATGGACTCAAACACGGACTGAGACTACAGAGTATACACTAGAAATCAGCAAATGCCGGGAACAGAgtaggaaaaagacaaagaaatgaggCCTAAACACACAAAACCCTTCACTGGGATCTGCTGACCGCAGCCAGAACCAGGGCTGGATCACATAATGGGGACAGGTTCCAGGACAGTCGGAAGGGGAGGGGCGGgcgagggtggggaggggtccaCACTGAGGTGCGGGTTTAGTACGAGGTGAACCGCTCTTGGTATTTACATACCAAATCAGTTGGCTCTATTTCTTAGAAATACACACGGAAAGAAAGCAAGATTTGATCATTACTTGATGAATCTGTCGCTTTGCAATACCGACATCATCATAGGGACAATTCACTCAGGTTCAAATTTCAGTAGcaggaaataaatatcaaaacatCATCACTGGCCCTCAATACAAAACCTCTACTCCACCCAATCCCCCCTCCTCGGCCCACCCACCCCTACCATCCCCTGGCGGCTCCCGCTCCACTGCTGCCGTCCCCTCACGCCACACAAGCGCCACACGGCCTCCCTAAGGCTAGCTGAGAGAAGCAGGAGTGAAACAGGCCGAGACTCTGTGCTGCAAATCTGTCCCCGCTTCCTTTTATACCACAAACTTCTCCAAGGATCTGGTCTTTCAATAGGAGGGATAAATAGCCTTTTAGGGGcggaaaaaaaatccttaaaaagaaGGGGGAATAATTCTGATTACTCCAAACTGGTCATCTTCTGAAAGTAGAGCAGTCCACAGATTCACAAAGCCTATCAAACAGAAGTGAGGATGGCCCGGAAGGAGAGGCCTGGGTGGGGCAGGAGTCCCCCGGGCACGTGCCCGGAGGGGCTGGAGGAGCTGGTGGGTGGTCAGGACACCATGTGCTCAGAGGTCTGGCCGGCTGTCTGTCCTCCACAGAGAAAGCTGCCAAGTTGGGGTGTTATGGTTTAAAAATTCCTGGTGGGGACAGGGAATCCCTGAAGggaaacgttaaaaaaaaaaaaagtggaaatgggGAAGGAGAACGAGAGCTGTTGTCCAAGAGCTTCTacgtaaaaataaaatttaaaaaaaagagaaagaggaaaaaaaaacagagtctCTTAAATGGTTCTGAGGGTTCTAAAGATGAACTGAAAGGAGGATAAGACAACGGAGGAGACAGACAGTTTTTATTGCTGGCCTGCCCCGCAGAGCTTAGCTGGCTTCCAACCGGAGCTTCTTCCTGCTTTGGGGCTCTTCAGGCTCCGACTCCGAGCTGGAGTCCGAGCCCCCATCGAAGGCAGAGATGGTGTTGCCCTTGGCGTTGGTGTAGAGGCTGCTGTCTGAGGAGGGGTAGTTGGTCTGCAGTTGGGCACTCGACctcgccttctccagtgcacggaCTTGCTGCTCCAGGAGAGCATTCTGCCACTTGAGGTCATCAATATCTTGCTGGTGTGTGTGGTTTTTCCTTCGCATATACTGGATATACTCTGTGGCTTTGTCTAGGATTTGGGCCCGGGATGCCTTCTCTCCTTGGAGTGAGGGGACTGAGTCCCGCAAACTGTGAAAGCTGTCTTTGATGTGGTCCCTGCGTTTTCGTTCCAGTGCATTATGATGAGCCGGTTTGTCAGCCGCAGATTGAAACCTCGGTTGCTCTTCGTTGCTCTCCACCTCGATGTCATCATTATCGCTCATTTCCTACGGCCCAGGGAGCGGCCACTGCAGGGGAGGcggggaaaggggaggggtggaggggagggggaagtcaCCGACAACAACAAGCCGagtccccccacacacacactcactcactcgctctctcactcacacacacacacaacacggGCGAGAACCACCTCCTCACTGCAGCACCGGATCAACGGCGGCCTTAGCTACTTTTCCATGCTAATATTTTCCATGCTGATTTTCTCTCCTGTACATGCTGTGGGTCTACACAGGTGTATGGTGATGTGCATCCACTCTCTGCTCTGTGTGGTCACCCCTTTCCTGCGCTGCGCACCCCCTGTCGATCACTGATCTTTTTACAGTCTACAACGGTCTCCAGGACGTCAAATAGTTGGAATCCTGCAGTTATGCGGCCTTTTCAGATTGGGTTCCTTCACTTAGTAATGTGCATTTAAgtttctttcctgtctttttatagcttttaaaagttcatttctttttgcactgagtaaaattccattgtcCGGATGTCCCacagtttatttttggttgcttttGGAAATTATGAGTGAAGTAGCTATACGCATTGTGTGGACAtacattcttacctcctttgggtaaataccaagaagcatgattgctgggtcatagagcAAGAGTctgtttagctttgtaagaacCCGCTAAATGCTCTTCTAAAGTGGCCGTGCCATTCTAACTCCCATCAGCAGCGAGGGAGCGctgctccacaccctcaccaacatTTACACTTGTCAGTCTTCCGGATTTTGGCCGTTCTGTTAATAACGGTGCGGGTGGTATTCTGTTGCTGAGGTTTGCACTTCCCTGAGTTCACACCTGGAGCGTCTTTTCATACGCTAATTTTCCATctgtatatatcttctttggtgagtaTCCCTTTAAAGTGAccaattttttaagtattttcttttttaaaaaaattatttatctttggctgtgctgggtctttgtcgcggcatgggcttttctcgagttgcggtgcacaggcttctcaccacagcggcttctcttgttgtagggCTTGGGCTCCAGGGCGAGCGGCCGTCAGtagctgcggtgcatgggctcagaagttgcggTCCCCCCGCcccggagcacaggctcagtagttgtggctcctgggtttaggtgctcagcagcatgtggaatcttcctggaccagggatcaaacctgtgtctcctgctttgacatatttttttttttttttttaccagtgagccaccagagaagcccctgtttggtcaattttaaaaaatcaagttgtttgctttcttattgttgagctttaagacttctttgtatattttggataatagccTTCAATCAGAtgcatcttttgcaaatattttctcccagtctgtggcttgcccTTTCATCTTCTTGACAGTGCCTTCCGCAGAGCAGacgtttttaattttaaaaaagttgagCTCATTGATTCTTTCATGGGTCGTGTGGCATCTAAAAATCGTCACCAAATCCATAGTCGTCTAGATTTTCTCCTAGCATCCACCAATGTTTTCAGCTGAGCcccacagcttgcaggatctcagctccccaaccaggggttgaaccccggACTCATGGCAGTGAAAAGGGCCAGGccccaaccactgggccactagggaactcGATTATTCATTTACTGGTAATGGAGGTGCAGTGGTGCCGGTATCGTTCACTGAAAAGACTATTTTCCCTGTTGGATTACCTTGGCACCTAGGTACAAAAGCCAGCTGGCCACTGTTGTGTCATGAAGACTTTGTTGGCTTCCACAGGGAGCAGTGACCGCCAGGTTAGCAGAAGCGGTGGGCAGTGGGCTCTTCAGGGAGTGAGAACTCTCTGCGCCGGGCTCAGGGGCGGTCTCCTGGAGAAGTCACCTGGGGCTGGCTTCCTGCGGACAGGCCCCGCTGGGGCTCCCTTGGAGGCAGGAGTGTTGGAGGATGAGAATGAGGGCCTCTGGGTCCAGTCACCGTAGTGCTTTCTGGAAGGCAGGATTCAGCACTCCGGGAGCCCTCCGTGGGGTCTCCCAGCTTCTCTCTGCCATCCATCCGGTCCAACTTTGCCTCTGCTGACCGGCCTCCCCGGATCCTCCTTGGGCTCCAGGGGCACTACTGGCCTTGCGATCCCGAGGTGTACAGGCTAGGAGCAGGGCAGGTGTCGGGCTGTGTCTCAGGTCTGGGACTGCATTGGTCACACTTCAGCACGCTGCTCCCCAGCATGGGCCACAGAGATACACCCAGCCCAGGCCCAGCCCAGGCCCAGCCCTTGGGCCATGTCCCGCTTGCCACCCACCCAGCTGAATTGGCTGTGAAATGTGGGCTGGGCGTTGGGAGTCCTTGTTGCCCAAGGAACGCCCCCAGCAGGGTTAGGAGGCAGGGATGGGACCCCGCAGACAGGAGAGGCTGTGCCAGGGGAGGTAGACTGGACGCAGCCTGGCCTTGGCTTTGATgggatgggggcggggcggggtggggaaggGACCGGGCCGCTGGGGCGGGAAAGCCCAAGGCCACCATCAGGGTCGGGCCGGTCAGTCCCTTTGCTGCTCCAGGGCACGTGGTGGCAATGCGGTAGGTCAGGACGTTTGCTGAGCACCTCCTGCACGCAGGTGCTTTGTGCTGGTACTTTAATCTCTCCCATCTTCACCCACGTCTGCGGGAGAGGAATTCCCCTATTTTGAACTTTTCCGGCTGAGACTCAGAGAGTTCGTTCACAAGGTTCAGCCCAGCTCGCCCCCTCTGAACCGTGTCCCGTCCTGTGGGGAGACCTGGCCAGGCCTGCTAGGGCCCCACCAAGCCTTGGCCCTGCTTTGGTAGCGTGGTGGTCTCCTGGCGGACACCCCTCTTAAAACCCTGTCCCTTCAGCTGGGATGGTGGCCCCCACGTCTCCTTCTGCTATGACTAGAGGGGAGGGGGTTGACTTGGCTGGTCTTTGCCGCACCTTTCACCACACTCAGCAAACGAGCACAGGGGCTTGCTGAAGGCTCTGCGCCAGCTGGATCCTTCCACGAGAGATGAACCGTGAGTGCTGGGGGAGGGACACCAGGGAAGGAGGCTGGCAAAGGCGCCCTGGGAGCCGCCGGGCAGTGGGCCGCCCATGGACGGGGACTGGAGGACAGAGTCGCCCTCCCCGGGCACCCCTCACAGCCTGGCTGACTCAGGCCCTGCCCTCGGAGATGTTCAGACCTGGGCCCAGCTGCCAGCCCTCTGGGCATGCTGGGTCCCCCACAGCTGTCCCCCACATCCTGAGGTTTCCTCCCCTCCTGGTCTCTGCCTGCAGCCCTCACCTGTGGGGCACGGCCCCTGGTGGTCCCATCTGACTGCCCATCGGGCAGTCCGGTCCAGGTTCCAAGCAGGGCAGGAGGAAGGGCGCGGGGAGGCGGCCCCATCTGCAGGCAGCTGCTCCCTGCGGAGTCTGCACACCACATGGACACAGCtgcccgggggtggggggcggtgacAGCGCCCGGTTGCCAGTGGCTCTGGTGGTGAAGGTTCTAAGCAAACACATGCTGCCGGTGAGGAGGGAGAGGATGGTGCGGGGGTCCAAGGCCTCCTGGTGCGCAGGGCCGGTTATTGTTCGGTAGCTAGTTACAGAGCCCCTGGGGACGCAGGGGTGATGCTGTTCTATTGCTCCTagaacaaattaccacaaattgagcagcttgaaacaacacacgtttattatctcacagtttctgcaaGTCATCTGTTGAGTACAAAGTGACTGGCCTTCCGCTTCAGGCAAGTCAAGGCATCTCAGGATCAACTAGGGAGGAGCCCACTTCT is part of the Bubalus kerabau isolate K-KA32 ecotype Philippines breed swamp buffalo chromosome 16, PCC_UOA_SB_1v2, whole genome shotgun sequence genome and encodes:
- the LOC129629595 gene encoding protein max-like, giving the protein MSDNDDIEVESNEEQPRFQSAADKPAHHNALERKRRDHIKDSFHSLRDSVPSLQGEKASRAQILDKATEYIQYMRRKNHTHQQDIDDLKWQNALLEQQVRALEKARSSAQLQTNYPSSDSSLYTNAKGNTISAFDGGSDSSSESEPEEPQSRKKLRLEAS